In a genomic window of Pedobacter sp. KBS0701:
- a CDS encoding diacylglycerol kinase family protein — MNNQKFSIIDRIKSFKYAFNGLKLFFMTEHNGRVHLFATIVAIALSFYLKISGLEWIAILSVISAVFVAEILNSAIEKLADLVSPDYHPKIKIVKDLAAAAVLVSAFLAIAVGFIVFVPKLFL, encoded by the coding sequence ATGAACAACCAGAAATTTTCAATTATCGATCGCATAAAGAGCTTTAAATATGCATTTAATGGGTTAAAACTCTTTTTTATGACCGAACATAATGGTCGTGTTCATTTATTTGCCACAATAGTTGCCATTGCGTTGTCTTTTTATCTTAAAATTTCAGGTTTAGAATGGATTGCGATTTTATCGGTTATTTCTGCGGTTTTTGTGGCTGAGATCCTTAATTCAGCTATCGAAAAACTGGCGGATTTGGTTTCGCCTGATTATCATCCGAAAATTAAAATAGTAAAAGATTTGGCGGCTGCTGCAGTTTTGGTTTCTGCATTCCTGGCGATAGCTGTTGGTTTTATAGTTTTTGTTCCGAAACTATTTTTGTAG
- a CDS encoding beta-N-acetylhexosaminidase, whose protein sequence is MNKALSVFIGVLISTAAFAQGDPNLGIIPAPVAITRANGNFVLDKTTVLVNQSIDGAKMADLLNAFIVTKAGFALRETKITQPNQRAIILTSAGADQLPAEGYTIKVTPKQVVLAGKGAGLFYAVQSVMQMMPDKIADKITIPAVNINDYPRFAYRGTMLDVSRHFFPISFIKKYIDQLAYYKINTFHWHLTDDQGWRLEIKKYPKLIEIGSSRNGTIIGNYPGNGNYLTPVKGYYTQEEAKDIVKYAAAKYITVIPEIELPGHASAAIAAYPELSCFPGRDTFISDKTPWAGSRKGKQVQQTWGVFDDIFVPSENTFTFLNNILDEVIAIFPSKYIHIGGDEAPKTYWKESPFCQSLMKEKGLKDEHELQSYFIQTIEKHVNSKGRSIIGWDEILEGGLAPNATVMSWRGEDGGIAAAQQKHDVIMTPGSMGLYIDHKQSNSPDEPVTIGGFAPYQKIYAYDPIPKVLTADERKYIKGVQANMWTEYIKTPEKAENHAFPRILALSEIAWSPVERKDLKNFSEVRLPAHLARLDKMNVNYWVPTPIGQSDKALTGGDFTIDLKAPVAGAKIYYSIDLSRPSENAFLYTSPIKINIPQGEKRVLKTIVIAPSGRRSVVTETVLNNGAPEVKAEAKK, encoded by the coding sequence ATGAACAAAGCATTATCGGTTTTTATTGGAGTATTAATCAGTACGGCTGCATTTGCGCAGGGTGATCCTAATCTGGGTATTATACCTGCACCGGTAGCCATTACCAGGGCCAACGGAAATTTCGTATTAGATAAAACCACAGTTTTAGTCAATCAAAGCATCGACGGCGCAAAGATGGCTGATTTATTAAACGCTTTTATCGTTACCAAGGCGGGTTTTGCCCTAAGAGAGACTAAAATAACCCAACCTAACCAAAGGGCTATCATTTTAACATCTGCTGGAGCAGATCAATTACCTGCCGAAGGTTATACCATTAAAGTTACACCAAAACAAGTTGTTTTAGCAGGAAAAGGTGCAGGCCTGTTTTATGCCGTCCAATCGGTTATGCAGATGATGCCGGATAAAATTGCCGATAAAATTACCATCCCTGCTGTTAATATCAACGATTATCCTCGTTTTGCCTACCGTGGAACGATGCTGGATGTAAGCCGTCATTTCTTCCCGATTTCTTTTATCAAAAAGTACATCGATCAGTTGGCTTATTATAAAATCAATACTTTTCACTGGCATTTAACTGATGATCAGGGCTGGAGACTGGAGATAAAAAAATATCCAAAACTAATTGAGATTGGTTCTTCCCGTAACGGTACCATAATCGGTAATTACCCGGGTAATGGCAATTACCTTACCCCGGTTAAAGGTTACTATACGCAGGAAGAAGCCAAAGATATTGTTAAATATGCCGCTGCTAAGTACATTACCGTAATACCCGAAATTGAATTGCCAGGACATGCATCGGCAGCAATTGCAGCTTATCCGGAATTAAGCTGTTTCCCTGGCCGCGATACTTTTATCAGCGATAAAACACCATGGGCCGGAAGCAGAAAAGGGAAACAGGTACAACAAACCTGGGGCGTTTTTGATGATATTTTTGTGCCCTCAGAAAATACTTTTACTTTCCTGAACAATATTCTGGATGAGGTAATTGCTATTTTCCCTTCAAAATACATCCATATTGGTGGTGATGAAGCGCCAAAAACCTATTGGAAAGAATCACCGTTTTGCCAGTCTTTAATGAAAGAGAAAGGTTTGAAGGATGAACACGAATTACAGAGTTATTTTATCCAGACAATTGAAAAACATGTAAATAGCAAAGGACGTTCGATTATTGGCTGGGACGAGATTTTAGAAGGTGGTTTAGCGCCAAATGCAACAGTAATGAGCTGGAGAGGTGAAGATGGTGGAATTGCAGCTGCACAACAAAAACACGACGTAATTATGACCCCGGGATCGATGGGTTTGTATATTGATCATAAACAATCTAATTCTCCTGATGAGCCGGTTACCATAGGTGGTTTTGCACCTTATCAAAAAATATATGCTTATGATCCGATTCCGAAGGTATTAACGGCCGACGAAAGGAAATACATTAAAGGTGTACAGGCAAATATGTGGACAGAGTATATTAAAACCCCTGAAAAAGCAGAAAATCATGCTTTCCCGAGGATATTGGCTTTATCAGAGATTGCCTGGTCACCGGTTGAACGTAAAGATTTGAAAAATTTTAGCGAAGTGCGTTTGCCAGCACATTTGGCCCGCTTAGATAAAATGAATGTTAACTACTGGGTACCTACACCGATAGGTCAAAGTGATAAAGCTTTAACCGGTGGCGATTTTACCATTGATTTAAAAGCACCAGTTGCAGGAGCTAAAATTTATTATTCGATTGATTTATCCCGCCCATCCGAAAATGCATTTTTATATACATCGCCAATTAAAATTAACATTCCGCAAGGTGAGAAGAGGGTATTAAAAACCATTGTAATTGCCCCAAGCGGTAGAAGAAGCGTAGTTACCGAAACGGTTTTAAACAACGGAGCACCCGAAGTTAAAGCGGAAGCGAAGAAATAA
- a CDS encoding RNA polymerase sigma factor codes for MEQKDKLFKQIFDSNSKKIFHLCYGYTGDTDAANDLLQETFLKVWQNLDKFRNKSLISTWIYRIAVNTCLTYLRSEKRQAKDELTDNIIENKIEEFSEKNEQVALLYTCISKLEENDRLIITMVLDELPYHEIADISGISEGNLRVKIHRIKQKLTELYNQYASV; via the coding sequence ATGGAACAAAAAGACAAGTTATTTAAGCAGATCTTCGACTCGAATTCCAAAAAAATATTCCATTTATGTTATGGTTATACCGGCGATACTGACGCCGCAAATGATCTTTTGCAGGAAACTTTTTTGAAGGTTTGGCAAAATCTGGATAAATTCAGAAACAAATCTTTAATATCTACCTGGATTTATAGAATTGCCGTAAATACCTGTCTTACTTATTTACGCTCAGAAAAACGTCAGGCAAAAGATGAATTGACAGATAATATAATTGAGAATAAAATTGAAGAATTTTCTGAGAAAAATGAACAGGTTGCCCTGCTTTATACCTGCATTTCTAAACTCGAAGAAAATGACCGTTTAATTATTACCATGGTTTTAGATGAGTTACCATATCATGAAATTGCCGATATCTCAGGTATAAGCGAAGGCAATTTGAGGGTAAAAATTCACCGCATTAAACAAAAATTAACAGAACTATATAACCAGTATGCAAGCGTTTGA
- a CDS encoding DUF922 domain-containing protein: MKKLIIPLLFLLVLPCTFAFKQDLNQPVQLDWETHFKGKADMRSPFFALTAMTWKYSYESTVYRNRVVIKLKNDVSIDKTRSWVKWDKIKDPEISASLLHHEQGHADIQYILLLEAERVLKNRNYSVNNYKAQISELANQISNYFDTMQRNYDEETEHGSNHKMQARWDEIIQEKIEESRTAMAELQK; encoded by the coding sequence ATGAAAAAACTGATTATCCCCTTATTATTTTTGCTGGTTTTACCCTGCACTTTTGCTTTTAAACAAGACCTTAATCAACCGGTACAACTGGATTGGGAAACCCATTTCAAAGGAAAAGCAGATATGCGCTCGCCATTTTTTGCTTTAACTGCCATGACCTGGAAATACAGCTATGAGAGCACGGTTTACCGTAACAGAGTAGTAATTAAGCTTAAAAACGATGTCAGTATTGATAAAACCAGATCGTGGGTAAAATGGGATAAAATTAAAGACCCTGAAATTAGTGCCAGTCTTTTACACCATGAGCAAGGACATGCTGATATTCAATATATTTTACTTTTAGAAGCCGAAAGGGTATTGAAAAACAGAAACTATTCTGTAAACAACTATAAAGCTCAAATATCTGAGCTTGCCAATCAGATCAGCAATTATTTCGATACCATGCAACGTAACTATGATGAAGAGACTGAGCACGGCAGTAACCATAAAATGCAGGCCCGGTGGGATGAGATTATTCAAGAGAAGATTGAGGAGTCTAGGACTGCTATGGCTGAGCTACAAAAATAG